GGCCACCACCAGTCAGACCCCATCCAGGGACATCGTCCTCGCCCAGGAAGACAGCATCGACCTCGGCGTGGAGTTTTCCACTCCCCAGGAGGACAGCAGTGCTACACCTTCAGAGAGCCTGATGGACAAGCTCAACGACCAGATGATGGAGAGCGTCATGATCTCCGACTCGCCGAACAACAGCGAGGAGGACGACGTAGCTCCTATCGATTCCTTTCTGgatgcaggagaggaggaggaggcgaacGCACAGGAGCCTCCGGGCGGCAAAGAGGAACAAAGTGAAATTGGACAGAACACGACGGAGATCAAAGTGTCGGTGGAGGACAAGGAGGAAGGCGATCCCGAGCAGAGAGTGGAAGAGGACACAAAGGAGCAGACGGAGGCGCAAGAGCAAGTCACAGCCCAGGTCTCACTTCAAGGTGACGCCCAGAGCCCATCTGAGCTCGAGAGTGAGGAACCGGCGATGAAAGAAGTTAAAGAGACGAGCTCCAAAGACGAGCCTGTGCCGGTGTGCACCATATTCAGCCAAGGCACCCAGCCCAAGTCTCTGGTGCCTGACGGTTTCCAGCCCACTCTCATCAAGTCCCCCAGCTTCAGCATGGGGAGTGGTGGGGGGAGCGCTGAGGCAGTGACCCCCAGCAAGTTGACGGCACCCCTTGTGTGCCAGCCGAGCCCCAGCCTCAGTAAGTTCTTCACGGACAATGGACAGGTCAATCCAGCCTCCGACTTCTTTGATTCCTTTACAGTggcctcctccttcatctctgtTTCAAACCCAAACGCTGAGATGTCTCCTGGTCCCAACCCGGCGCCCATAGCCCCGACTCCTGAGCGCCAGctctcttccacctcctcctccctctccaccccGGGAGGACCTCTTGACTCTGGTGCTCCCACTCCTAGCTCAGTGTTTGGCCCTGCCCCTACCGAATCCACAGTCAAGCCCCAACCTCCTCCACCCCAAGCAGTCCCAGCCCCAACTCAAGCCCCTGCCCCAGCTGCTCAGCCGCAGCCCTTCAACCAGCTCCAGGCTGTGTTCTCGGGCAGCGACGACCCATTTGCAACAGCGCTGAGCCTGAGTGAGGTGGACAGGCGCCATGATGCCTGGCTGCCCTCTGAGGAGACCAGGAAGGTGTTGATCTCTGTGGCCACCCAGCAGTATAACCCAGCATATGTAGAGACCAACAGACTTACCATGCCTGGACTCAAGTTTGACAACCTGCAGGTAGGACAAGCACTCAGGCAGCCAAATGTCACAGCATCTTCTGTGTCGCTGTAAAGGTTCTTCAAAAAATTCaccttgatgatgatgatgatgtcatcttaaccatttgttttttaaaatctgtcttttGTAACATAAGtataacataacaaaaacaattattgcACGTTAACTATACTGAAACTATGAATCTCATTTCTCTCTATCATTATGATATTCAAAGCTGCAGCTTACAATTATTTTCAAAGCGATTCATGTGTTAATTATTTATCAACACAACATGTCCCATCATCAAGTTTTGAGAGCTCAGCTGTAACATAtcgattaatcaattgattcattattttagCTCTAGAGTTACTAGGTTTGACCTTGATCCGTATCTGAAACTATGCCGTGTCTGATCCTTAAATTTGTGGGAATTGGCCCTGGAATGTCCTGGAATTTATTGTTTAAGAAAGTCTGGGAACCTTCATCAGaccttcctccttctctgacacaacacacattgCTGAGACACTTGTCGTTCGTCTGTAAGCACATGTGCTCAACATCCTCTGAGCTCCTTCACCAGCAACATTTATCCATAATAACAACCCTGATGAAACATCAATTTGCTTATTTATTCAATTCAATCGTACGGTGTGCGTCCACCTCCCAGCTCCAATTGTGTTCATTATCCCCTCAGAATGTGTTTGAATGCCTgcttgaataaatgaataaaaatcaagGATTTCTTTCCGTCATCTTGGTGTTTTTACCCGCTAAGAGCCAGTTTCAGCAAACAAATTAGATCTCGTCTAAAGCTGGATTAAACATAGCGTCTTCTGCAGTCTCAGTTTTTGATCTGTTGCTATTTAGgctggatatttttttattgattattgattctTTCCAAATCTGAGGATGaccaggttttttttattatctactTCATTTCATGTCGAGTCTGGATCTGTCCTCAGGTTCTGAGTCTAAGTACCAGCATGACAACTCTCAGATGTCTTGCTTGTACAGTTTAGTGATGTGATGTTAAATCTGTGTGTTTCGCTGCAGGGCGATGCCGTTAAAGACCTAATGCTTCGTTTCCTGGGAGAGCAGGCAGCAATGAAGCGCCAGGTCCTCACCGCCAACTCTGTGGAACAGTCCTTCACAGGCCTCAAACAGCTCATTGTAAGTCACTTATTGTACCTTTTTGTTTGTGACTAATTTGTTCATGTTCACTTCTGACGTTCAGATTCATAATACACTGCTCATTTCAAAAAGAATCCAGAATCTTTACTGTTGTAGTGAAGTCACCATTAGTTTAGCTGTGGTTCATTTTTGCTCATTTTGTCCTTGCACGAGTTTGTTCTTGACCCTGGAAACAGCTTTTTGACAAAACGATCTCCCCTCAAGGTCTACTCATGCAAGAGCTTTGAAAATTGGTCTGCGTCAGCAGATGAGCTTAGATTTTTTTATAACAACTGATCTGTGCAGGATTTCAGTGTTGAACATCTGCgtgtcacaaaacacaaatttgtttaaatcattttgatcatttgtttttgtttgtaggcCGACAGCAGATAAAGATATTTCTCCAAAGTCATATTACACTGGTACAGTAGTTGAAATGCGGTCTTTATGAAGAAGCTTCCAGGACATCGTAGTATGAAAAATCCTGTAATGTGCTTactgctgtaacacacacaggcaagcaCTTATTGGTAACAGCTACAACTACTGTGCTACTGACTTACCATattcattaacattttattcatatagtgTCAGATTATAACAGAAGTTacctcatgacactttccatacagagcatgTCTGTACTCTTAGGAGACCGGGGTTCAAGTTCCTTGTGGGtcaagtttttacatttatactgGCTTTCAACTGAGAAATTTGCATGTGTTACATTAGATaggctattattattattattgcaaatCTCAGTGAAATATGGTCTAAGTGTGAATATTCAATCAATGTCTTCAGAtagttaaacaaaaaaaaaaaaaattcactttTCAACCAGTTtcgaacttttttttttttttaacaaagaaaTGCTCACTGGGTCTCTTAATTTCACAATGAAGACAATGTGGTTGAAAACTCTGAGACAAGTGGGTAAGTGGACCTTAAGAGGACATTGTTGTGTCAATAGCTTCTTAGTAGGTTTCAGTCAAATCGTGTGAGGTTTCCACAATACAGCTTGATTTAATTTGCataaagcagaaagagaaaaacaaacctgcaaTAAAATGTAGGTCAAAGTTAATGACACTCAGTCCTTCTTCAGACATGTCTGAAACATCACATGGTGGCATACCAATAAATGTTCAGCATCATCTAGTCTCTACCATAATGCTTTCATACTTCACTTCAGCACCTAGTGTTTATCGGATTTGGATGTGCGTACTTTTGTAATCAGGGATTTAAACATTCTCCACCAAAGACAGAGGCACAGCAGTTAGATGTgcactctgtttttctttctactAACTGCTACAATCTCTGGTGCTGAATGATTGTAAAATGGGCAACGCTTTTGTTACTGCTGTCCAGTGTGATTGCCACCTCGGCTGCTCTAACAGCGCTGTCAGCATTCAGTGAGAAGCACCACAGTTGTTCTGTAGTTAGTTATTACAAACCTATGAGCAggacacacactttttatttcttcacaaGGACACAAGGGAAGGCATGTAAGGCTGTGATAGCAGTTTAATGTTGGCTGCTTTGCACTTGGCTGTAGTGTATCCAGCAGAGgctataaaaatatagaaattgTCATAATTATCGATGAGGTGTATTGATGATAAAGCATGAATAAAAATTAGAGATGTTCCCAGCTAACCCTAAGGATCGGTATCTGAACTGATCTAGGCATATTTTGGTAAAAAATCTGTATCTAATCTGCACTTTATTGTGCTCCACTGTGTTTTGTTCACCTCAGCCTGCAAGTGTTGCAGCGCTGCTCTCCTTTATGACAGCATTATAAAGGATTTCACtgcaaatgaaagtgaaaattagagtgtgtggatgtgtttggtTACGCCGGTGAGTGACTCTGTTGTCTTGGCAAAATTCATGAATCCgttattttttcctctcttttctaaTTAGCAAAGATCAGTCTGCAAAACATTCAGCCAGCAGtttctattttaaaatgacaaactgcagtGGTAGGTGAAGTACTTAGCACTTAGTAAAAATACTAATACAACAAGGTTAAAAATACTCAATTACAAGGCAAGGTCTTCCATTACTTAGGTAAAAGTACAAGAGCATCATAAAATGTTCCTTGTGATTGATATATTATGTGACATCTTTAGATTGTTAATACTGACACATCAGTGTACATGATGCAGTCTAGTGGTCGGGCCCCTTCAAACTGTTACACGCTAAATCTGAGGCGTAGTGAGATTAATAACGGAAGAGGGAAAGTTCTTATACACAAATCTAtatctattgtatttttatctagtttttgcctttttgaacTTTGgcatatgtttatttaaataaacaacaatttaatTGAAACTGTCTTGAGTTGAGCATGACGACTAGTTTGTACAAAATGTCTCCTTTATGTaaattagggctgcaactaattattctttattattagttgtttggtccataaaatgtcagaaaatttggacttgaactgtttttattttaaaaaaaataacacaaaacaggtGATTCATTTCATAAATGACAACTAACTGATTAATCCTTGCAGCTGTGGTATAAATGATAAACCCGCAATGTGTCTCAGCTGCTTTTGAGTGGTCACAAACCAAAAAGGGTTGGGGAGCATtggtttaatctttaataatgcaattataatatatttttaatgtaaatatttaatgtgtgtagTAACTAATAACTGACAAATGTAGAAGAGTGAAAGCTATATTTCTCCCTAAAAAATCTAGTTTCTCAGTACCTCAAGATTGTACTGGTGATACTTGAAAACATGTATTAGAAAATGTCGTTTTCTACCAGCAGGTCATATCAAGCAAGGCTAATTAACATTTGGTCTCTATTGGATTAAGCATATTgtaaaaaaagtataaaactaTGAAATACTTTGAAGTAACAGCTGTAATCTATTTAATCAGTTACATATTTGaagattttgtctttttcaaccTATTTTCCCATGTTGTTGTGTCTAAGTGACTAAGGAAGGCAACAATTAATGAAATCGGTCCAGTATTGAGCGAGAGCGTTGCAGCCAGCAGAAGTGAAACCAGGCTGTAATCCTTATGGGCAGTTGCGCAACGTCAGAGTTCGCCctgtaaagtctttttttttgccacgaCAGGCTTAGATTGTTATTATAAGTGTCTGACAATATTATGGAAAAGATCCGTACAGCGACACATCTTttcgtgttttctttttgtttaaccagaaagAGCATTTCTATCGGCCCGCCATTGACAGAATAGTAAATTTACCTCCtttattcaaacaaaataaaactcaccaaaacctCACTGTTCTAATAATCACAAACTCCCAGTTTGGTGTAAATGAACCCTTAATTCGTGTAGTTAACTGTGAAAATATTCGGACTCTACAAAATGTTTCTCCTCGCTGCTTCTCTGATGCCTTgacctctctctcactccagtattttcacaaaaaaacatggaaaaatagGGTCCAGGCtgaaaaatactgaagttaTCCTGTAACAAACGTTTAGGTAAATATATGCAACTATCAGGTCGGACTCAGTATCATCAGATACCTAACAATAAAGGACTCAGAATCAGGGTGAGGGGCCAAAACAACTTGATGAGGACATCTGTAAGCAAAGAAAATAGCTACTCAGCAACTCAGTGCAACAGTTTGAAGCAGTTCCTGATTCGCTGACTTCTGGTTATACATGTGCCGTGCAGCAGGTGCTCTCTGGGAACATTACCTGACTGTCTGGAGTTAAATGACAGAACCACTGGTCAGTTACCACAGCTTAACATCCTGTGGTTTGTGCAGCTTGTCTGACCTTTTGACAGTCAGCCTGTACAGTCAGTGATTCCACTGAAATTGCTGTGTGGTCAGGCCTCAGCTGACTGAAAACAGTGAATCATTCGtcccccctttctctccatATTACATTCCTCTGCGATTCTTCTGCCAAGCATAAAAATGagtgtcttttctttgtgaCCGTGCAGTCTCAACTCATTCCCTCATTCCCTTTCCTGCtgccatctatctatctatctctctaaCCCTCACGCGTTCCCTCCATCATCATTTCTGACCCACAGATGACCCTGAGAGACAGTCGTTATTtaaaacatatgcacagcagcagcagacagtgtgatggagagaggggaaagaggagaggaggatgaggtggGCAGGGGAGGGGTGGagtggagagatggagaggtggaGATCCACTCGGCTCACAAGTTCTTTTCTCCTGCTGTGCCCATGTATTATGCATGGGACTGCTGTGCATATTTCAAGGGCCTTCTGGACttggtgtacacacacacacacacacacacacacacggacacacacatacaaggtgGTACTTGCAGCTTACAGTCAACTATATGGTGTAGGTGAGTGTGCGTATGTAAGAGGATCATACGCTGTCTGCCAAATGGTGTGGGTGGCTCCCCTGAGCAAGAGTCAtaagaaaggagagagacagtgagccAGAGAGGTAGTGTAGGCCTACAGGAGAGATGTCAAGGAAtgacaagcaaaacaaaaaaaaaacagagaatgtAATGTTGTGTGAGAGAAACATGGAGGCAGAAGAGCTTCACCTAGccgtaagcacacacacacacacacacatacgcacacacactcaggtttT
This DNA window, taken from Larimichthys crocea isolate SSNF chromosome XXIV, L_crocea_2.0, whole genome shotgun sequence, encodes the following:
- the trappc12 gene encoding trafficking protein particle complex subunit 12 isoform X2 — its product is MRCGFVSVSLSSSTMDSGETPAQRPVTLDITVEDVTKETPDPSEATTSQTPSRDIVLAQEDSIDLGVEFSTPQEDSSATPSESLMDKLNDQMMESVMISDSPNNSEEDDVAPIDSFLDAGEEEEANAQEPPGGKEEQSEIGQNTTEIKVSVEDKEEGDPEQRVEEDTKEQTEAQEQVTAQVSLQGDAQSPSELESEEPAMKEVKETSSKDEPVPVCTIFSQGTQPKSLVPDGFQPTLIKSPSFSMGSGGGSAEAVTPSKLTAPLVCQPSPSLSKFFTDNGQVNPASDFFDSFTVASSFISVSNPNAEMSPGPNPAPIAPTPERQLSSTSSSLSTPGGPLDSGAPTPSSVFGPAPTESTVKPQPPPPQAVPAPTQAPAPAAQPQPFNQLQAVFSGSDDPFATALSLSEVDRRHDAWLPSEETRKVLISVATQQYNPAYVETNRLTMPGLKFDNLQGDAVKDLMLRFLGEQAAMKRQVLTANSVEQSFTGLKQLISSKNWRAAVDLTGRLLTVHGQGYGKAGQPTSHVPDSLQLWFVRLALLTKLNLFQNAELEFEPFGNLDHPDLYYEFYPAVYPGRRGSMVPFSMRLLHAELPQYLAKPQEALDRLHNLKTVCLAILENLEKGLAEDGSMITLTQENRQVSLKLWRSRLSRVMYSMANCLLLMKDYVLAVETYHSIIQYEPQQRVQLLSGIGRIFLQIGDIKTAERYFQDVEKACQMKGSQPSHTTCVLMNRAFVYLSQNNYGEAHASFIEVLKIDPKNPVANNNAAVCLLYLGRLKESLGQLEGLVQQDPAFYLHESVLFNLTTMYELESSRSTQKKQALLEAVACREGDSFNTQCLKLV
- the trappc12 gene encoding trafficking protein particle complex subunit 12 isoform X1, which translates into the protein MDSGETPAQRPVTLDITVEDVTKETPDPSEATTSQTPSRDIVLAQEDSIDLGVEFSTPQEDSSATPSESLMDKLNDQMMESVMISDSPNNSEEDDVAPIDSFLDAGEEEEANAQEPPGGKEEQSEIGQNTTEIKVSVEDKEEGDPEQRVEEDTKEQTEAQEQVTAQVSLQGDAQSPSELESEEPAMKEVKETSSKDEPVPVCTIFSQGTQPKSLVPDGFQPTLIKSPSFSMGSGGGSAEAVTPSKLTAPLVCQPSPSLSKFFTDNGQVNPASDFFDSFTVASSFISVSNPNAEMSPGPNPAPIAPTPERQLSSTSSSLSTPGGPLDSGAPTPSSVFGPAPTESTVKPQPPPPQAVPAPTQAPAPAAQPQPFNQLQAVFSGSDDPFATALSLSEVDRRHDAWLPSEETRKVLISVATQQYNPAYVETNRLTMPGLKFDNLQGDAVKDLMLRFLGEQAAMKRQVLTANSVEQSFTGLKQLISSKNWRAAVDLTGRLLTVHGQGYGKAGQPTSHVPDSLQLWFVRLALLTKLNLFQNAELEFEPFGNLDHPDLYYEFYPAVYPGRRGSMVPFSMRLLHAELPQYLAKPQEALDRLHNLKTVCLAILENLEKGLAEDGSMITLTQENRQVSLKLWRSRLSRVMYSMANCLLLMKDYVLAVETYHSIIQYEPQQRVQLLSGIGRIFLQIGDIKTAERYFQDVEKACQMKGSQPSHTTCVLMNRAFVYLSQNNYGEAHASFIEVLKIDPKNPVANNNAAVCLLYLGRLKESLGQLEGLVQQDPAFYLHESVLFNLTTMYELESSRSTQKKQALLEAVACREGDSFNTQCLKLV